The following are from one region of the Prevotella communis genome:
- a CDS encoding MBG domain-containing protein, with amino-acid sequence MKRKLFSLLVLLMAAVTGAWADIIPTYDLTVGTNDHSTMKFYVGQDEVTKAKEGETVTIVVTPDDGWSIGNVTGQWIAAMAKAPRRTAGIGLLQDVDVTFVSEDAQTGAHTYTFVMQRAKAEFSVVYKKHLDHPDITISNILPVTYNAQAHTPSFTVKDGSKVLVLGTDYTVTYSDNVMACDKDAAENAPTVTIKAVEGHDFYVGENSKTFTIRKKTLEDGFMSKVADLTYNGKAQEPAPTLTYDGITLVEGKDYVFSYINNKDVASTADAKAPVVTASAVKNSNFTGAATQKFNIKKAPLTVKAADVNIIHGSEVPEYEVSYEGFVADETVAVLEGTLAVACGYTKESAVGSTYDITPSGLTAKNYDITFVPGKLTVLVDQAAVDQAAADDAMGKITAIGEVAYTEASKTLIDAARNAYNALTDAQKALVTNLETLTTAETTYANLKAAAEKAAADKEAADAVIGKISAIGEVAYTTESKALIDAARNAYSELTEDQKALVNNYEVLTTAETTYANLKAAAEKAAADQLAAGEVIDKIIAIGEVVYTEDCKALIEAARNAYDALTADQKALVTNIEVLTVAERTYANLKAAAEKSAADKAAADDVIAKINAIGEVAYTEACKNLIDAARNAYTALTEDQKALVTNLEVLTVAEKTYEELGQIATGISTIKAIAGKTIYDMNGRKVTVPSKKGIYVVNGKKVVIK; translated from the coding sequence ATGAAAAGAAAATTATTTTCATTGCTCGTGCTGCTCATGGCAGCAGTGACGGGCGCGTGGGCGGATATCATTCCGACCTACGACCTCACCGTGGGCACCAACGACCACAGTACCATGAAGTTCTATGTGGGCCAGGATGAGGTGACAAAGGCCAAGGAAGGCGAGACCGTGACCATCGTGGTGACGCCTGATGACGGCTGGTCAATCGGTAATGTTACTGGTCAGTGGATTGCCGCCATGGCAAAGGCTCCCCGCCGTACAGCCGGCATCGGCCTGCTGCAGGATGTGGACGTGACATTTGTTTCTGAGGACGCACAGACCGGCGCACATACCTACACCTTCGTGATGCAGCGCGCCAAGGCAGAGTTCAGCGTGGTGTACAAGAAGCATCTGGACCATCCGGACATCACCATCTCCAACATCCTGCCCGTGACCTACAACGCACAGGCACATACACCTTCCTTCACCGTGAAGGACGGCAGCAAGGTGCTGGTACTGGGCACGGACTATACCGTGACCTACTCTGACAATGTGATGGCCTGCGACAAGGATGCTGCGGAGAACGCTCCTACCGTGACCATCAAGGCCGTGGAGGGACATGATTTCTATGTGGGTGAGAACTCCAAGACGTTCACCATCCGCAAGAAGACGCTGGAGGACGGCTTCATGAGCAAGGTGGCCGACCTGACCTACAACGGCAAGGCGCAGGAGCCTGCTCCCACACTGACCTACGACGGCATCACACTGGTGGAGGGCAAGGACTATGTCTTCTCGTATATCAACAACAAGGACGTGGCCAGCACTGCGGATGCCAAGGCTCCTGTGGTAACGGCCAGCGCCGTGAAGAACAGTAACTTCACCGGTGCGGCTACGCAGAAGTTCAATATCAAGAAGGCGCCGCTCACCGTCAAGGCTGCCGACGTGAACATCATCCATGGCAGCGAGGTGCCCGAGTACGAGGTATCCTACGAGGGCTTCGTGGCCGATGAGACAGTGGCCGTGCTGGAAGGCACGCTGGCCGTTGCCTGCGGCTATACCAAGGAGAGTGCCGTGGGCAGCACCTACGACATCACCCCATCGGGTCTTACCGCCAAGAACTACGACATCACCTTCGTTCCCGGCAAGCTCACCGTCCTGGTGGACCAGGCTGCCGTTGACCAGGCTGCTGCCGACGATGCCATGGGTAAGATTACGGCTATCGGCGAGGTGGCTTACACGGAAGCCAGCAAGACGCTGATTGACGCTGCCCGCAATGCCTATAATGCCCTGACGGATGCCCAGAAGGCACTGGTGACCAACCTGGAGACACTGACTACTGCCGAGACGACTTATGCCAACCTGAAGGCCGCTGCAGAGAAGGCTGCTGCCGACAAGGAGGCTGCCGACGCTGTCATTGGTAAGATATCGGCTATCGGTGAGGTGGCTTACACCACTGAGAGCAAAGCTCTGATAGACGCTGCCCGTAACGCATATAGTGAACTGACCGAGGATCAGAAGGCTCTGGTTAACAACTATGAGGTGCTGACCACTGCTGAGACAACCTATGCCAACCTGAAGGCTGCTGCTGAGAAGGCCGCTGCCGACCAGCTGGCTGCCGGTGAAGTCATCGACAAGATTATCGCTATCGGCGAGGTGGTTTACACCGAGGACTGCAAGGCGCTGATTGAGGCCGCCCGCAATGCCTATGATGCGCTGACTGCCGACCAGAAGGCACTGGTGACGAATATCGAGGTGCTGACCGTTGCCGAGAGGACCTATGCCAACCTGAAGGCTGCCGCTGAGAAGTCCGCTGCCGACAAGGCTGCTGCTGATGATGTCATCGCGAAGATCAACGCCATCGGCGAGGTGGCCTACACCGAGGCCTGCAAGAACCTGATTGATGCTGCCCGCAATGCCTACACGGCACTGACCGAGGATCAGAAGGCACTGGTGACTAACCTTGAGGTGCTGACCGTTGCCGAGAAGACCTACGAGGAACTTGGTCAGATTGCTACTGGCATCAGCACCATCAAGGCTATTGCCGGTAAGACCATCTACGACATGAATGGCCGCAAGGTCACCGTTCCTAGCAAGAAGGGTATCTACGTTGTGAATGGCAAAAAGGTCGTGATTAAGTGA
- a CDS encoding leucine-rich repeat domain-containing protein, with amino-acid sequence MKTISRYIMTLALLLTAVGGAWAQTQWTSGGCTVTLSNGTLTVSGNGAMADYTQSDKRPWDGNRNDITSVVVESSVTSVGKNTFESFSNLTSVTLPEDFTAIGPYAFCNCSSLQSITIPSTVTSIGEGAFEGCSAMTSVTLPEGLTAINGMTFSDCSSLTSITIPSTVTSIGTSAFKSCSSLTSITIPSTVTSIGDYAFMKSSAISDVNLYANPDNLTWGNTKMSFKENKATQCHVLAEHLSAYQNNFSSVNVTFVGDLQPLPTPIKVTVNDDKTEATFQMPQYDVTATYTIKRDISVDVTAQVGDGTDGVRYRVKKDGNNKFIPADMEMAAVPALFTVNDGIEQKALTQTQDYIVQIYAIDAEGHPTGNPMTFATFTFEPGIYAVRAVAADGSDYAGETDLSNTFQLFQGYEVEVAAKEFITYYKDEPLYADTETSADAVIYTIQSVNGDQATLSAAIETAPARTPLLIFNNSDEAKTFLLIPANAKPNLQLTVAPEFVGTLEATTIAASTDDQTNYALNGKAFVFVKNDLPVAANKAWLSINTGVPSARITIVFEDATKIANTNITNITNGEWYTIDGRKVNAPSKKGIYIMNGKKVVVK; translated from the coding sequence ATGAAAACAATATCAAGATATATAATGACGCTCGCACTGCTACTCACGGCAGTCGGCGGAGCGTGGGCGCAGACGCAGTGGACCAGCGGCGGCTGCACCGTAACACTTAGCAATGGCACGCTGACCGTCAGCGGCAACGGCGCAATGGCGGACTACACTCAGAGTGACAAACGGCCATGGGACGGCAACAGAAACGACATCACCAGCGTGGTGGTGGAGAGCAGCGTAACATCCGTGGGCAAAAATACCTTCGAGAGTTTCTCCAACCTGACCTCCGTAACCCTGCCCGAAGACTTTACGGCCATCGGCCCTTATGCCTTCTGCAACTGCAGCAGCCTGCAATCAATCACCATCCCCTCGACGGTGACGAGCATCGGCGAAGGTGCCTTCGAAGGCTGCTCAGCCATGACCTCCGTCACCCTGCCCGAAGGTTTGACGGCCATCAACGGTATGACCTTCAGCGACTGCAGCAGCCTGACATCAATCACCATCCCCTCGACGGTGACGAGCATCGGCACTTCTGCCTTCAAAAGCTGTAGCAGCCTGACATCAATCACCATCCCCTCGACGGTGACGAGCATCGGCGATTATGCCTTCATGAAAAGCTCAGCCATATCGGACGTCAATCTCTACGCCAACCCGGACAACCTGACTTGGGGCAATACCAAAATGAGCTTCAAGGAAAACAAGGCCACCCAGTGCCACGTGCTTGCCGAGCACCTGAGCGCCTATCAGAACAACTTCAGCAGCGTCAACGTCACCTTCGTGGGCGACCTGCAGCCGCTGCCTACCCCCATCAAGGTGACCGTCAACGACGACAAGACCGAGGCCACGTTCCAGATGCCGCAGTACGACGTGACCGCTACCTACACCATCAAGCGCGACATATCGGTGGACGTGACCGCACAGGTAGGCGACGGCACCGACGGCGTGCGCTACCGCGTGAAGAAAGACGGCAACAACAAGTTCATCCCCGCCGACATGGAGATGGCTGCCGTGCCCGCACTCTTCACCGTGAACGACGGCATCGAGCAGAAAGCCCTCACACAGACCCAGGACTACATCGTGCAGATCTACGCCATCGACGCTGAGGGACATCCCACCGGCAACCCCATGACCTTCGCCACCTTCACCTTCGAGCCCGGCATCTACGCCGTGAGGGCAGTGGCAGCCGACGGTAGCGACTACGCCGGCGAGACCGACCTCTCCAACACCTTCCAGCTCTTCCAGGGCTATGAGGTAGAAGTGGCCGCCAAGGAGTTCATCACCTACTATAAGGACGAGCCCCTCTACGCCGACACCGAGACATCGGCCGACGCCGTGATCTACACCATCCAGAGCGTCAACGGCGACCAGGCCACACTCAGCGCCGCCATCGAGACCGCGCCCGCCCGCACCCCGCTGCTCATCTTCAACAACAGCGACGAGGCCAAGACCTTCCTGCTGATCCCCGCCAACGCCAAGCCTAACCTGCAGCTCACCGTAGCACCTGAGTTCGTCGGCACCTTAGAGGCCACGACCATCGCCGCCTCGACCGACGACCAGACCAACTATGCCCTCAACGGCAAGGCCTTCGTCTTCGTGAAGAACGACCTCCCCGTCGCCGCCAACAAGGCTTGGCTGAGCATCAACACTGGCGTGCCCAGCGCACGAATCACGATTGTCTTCGAGGATGCAACGAAGATTGCGAACACGAATATCACGAATATCACGAATGGCGAGTGGTACACCATCGATGGCCGCAAGGTTAATGCTCCTAGCAAGAAGGGCATCTACATCATGAACGGCAAAAAAGTCGTGGTGAAGTGA
- a CDS encoding DUF1566 domain-containing protein: MKTISRYIMTLALLLTAVGGAWAQTPTIYFQQDYATETVDWSTATGGRFTPIVENGYLTVNQNQRNNNGTTLTSTATQGKVDAGKDFTMTFNVKLGASTNQSATAFNIYDAANSAPILSFAEGSAGATAWKINGGTQTATVSAGGGKSLDELSWIFVQVTYIAGENAKTYLTLKDEQNNIIDGFDKTEIPTLSVAGGLGKMTFVTSRYAANFAIDNVLVSEVVDDAQPEVPTIEVTTDAASAQDLFTEAKFTMPPFDATVNYMLVRDMQDETNPVIFSGLPSSGNIVVKKGDNGKYQPAEALTIQLIDPLAAAEAQNIIAADGITVKVLVGAVNGQGAIDFDQENPITFEAFLADMKPGYYWIKAESTDENSPYDGTVYSSQFTVVEKYDLTVKPANDFSKGKVESVTVGSGSVTIDANGKASKTGIDPETEVKIKAKRGYVIDKVEAKKKGPAEGHALTSAKFGEIVGSDGKTYAADDKDNLPKGVTAVAKVCYVDGNGHGLALALADEAGEMNWSTAQTTCAAHTPAITGGTWKLATKDEWSNMITAAGSHTALRDGFSSVGGTNMQSDFYWSSTPISYGAWYYTFDGGKWTNGGKGATQYVRACLAF, translated from the coding sequence ATGAAAACAATATCAAGATATATAATGACGCTCGCACTGCTACTCACGGCAGTCGGCGGAGCGTGGGCGCAGACACCTACAATCTACTTCCAACAGGACTACGCAACGGAAACTGTTGATTGGAGCACGGCTACTGGTGGACGGTTCACACCTATCGTTGAGAACGGTTATCTCACAGTTAACCAGAATCAACGTAACAACAATGGTACTACCCTTACTAGTACTGCGACACAAGGAAAAGTAGATGCCGGTAAGGACTTCACGATGACTTTCAATGTAAAGCTTGGAGCTTCTACTAACCAGTCTGCTACAGCTTTCAACATCTACGATGCTGCAAACTCTGCTCCAATCCTCTCTTTTGCTGAAGGTTCGGCAGGTGCTACAGCATGGAAAATCAATGGTGGCACTCAGACTGCTACGGTATCAGCCGGTGGCGGAAAGTCCCTAGATGAACTCAGTTGGATTTTCGTTCAGGTAACATATATCGCAGGCGAGAATGCTAAGACTTATCTTACTCTGAAGGATGAACAGAACAACATTATCGACGGATTCGACAAAACGGAAATCCCAACGCTTTCTGTGGCAGGCGGTCTTGGCAAGATGACCTTCGTAACATCCCGTTACGCCGCTAACTTTGCTATCGACAATGTCCTCGTTAGCGAGGTTGTGGACGACGCCCAGCCGGAAGTGCCCACCATCGAGGTAACCACCGACGCGGCAAGTGCCCAGGACCTCTTCACTGAGGCAAAGTTCACCATGCCCCCCTTCGACGCAACGGTGAACTACATGCTGGTGCGCGACATGCAGGACGAGACGAATCCCGTCATCTTCAGCGGACTGCCCAGCTCTGGCAACATCGTCGTGAAGAAGGGCGACAACGGCAAGTATCAGCCCGCCGAGGCACTCACCATCCAGCTCATCGACCCCCTGGCCGCTGCTGAAGCTCAGAACATCATCGCTGCCGACGGCATCACCGTCAAGGTGCTCGTGGGCGCAGTGAACGGACAGGGCGCCATCGACTTCGACCAGGAAAACCCCATCACCTTCGAAGCCTTCCTTGCCGACATGAAGCCCGGCTACTACTGGATTAAGGCCGAGTCCACCGACGAGAACAGCCCCTACGACGGCACGGTTTACAGCAGCCAGTTCACCGTCGTGGAGAAGTACGACCTCACCGTGAAGCCCGCCAACGACTTCTCGAAGGGCAAGGTTGAGAGTGTCACCGTAGGCAGCGGGTCCGTCACCATCGACGCCAACGGCAAAGCAAGCAAGACCGGCATCGACCCCGAAACCGAGGTGAAGATCAAAGCCAAGCGCGGCTACGTCATCGACAAGGTAGAGGCGAAGAAGAAGGGCCCGGCTGAAGGCCATGCACTCACATCAGCTAAGTTTGGCGAAATAGTAGGCAGCGACGGTAAGACATACGCCGCCGACGACAAGGACAACCTGCCCAAGGGCGTGACCGCCGTGGCCAAGGTCTGCTACGTCGATGGCAATGGCCACGGCCTGGCACTGGCGCTGGCCGACGAGGCGGGCGAGATGAACTGGAGCACGGCACAGACTACCTGCGCCGCCCACACGCCGGCCATCACCGGCGGCACGTGGAAGCTGGCCACCAAGGATGAGTGGAGCAACATGATTACCGCTGCCGGCAGCCACACCGCCCTGCGCGACGGCTTCAGCAGCGTCGGCGGAACGAATATGCAGTCGGACTTCTACTGGTCGTCTACGCCGATTTCCTACGGCGCGTGGTACTACACCTTCGACGGCGGCAAATGGACCAACGGCGGTAAGGGCGCCACCCAATATGTCCGCGCCTGCCTCGCGTTCTAA
- a CDS encoding DUF1566 domain-containing protein, whose translation MKTISRYIMTLALLLTAVGGAWADETLLLTIESKDNTSFLSGSKTFDDKVTVTFSNWVSNDGDDNGWYADESLLTVAGTNGYTITSCKFYTNSDDAKTGYTVEGESPSVYLYAGFVFTDATQSVYIGGPGIKKIEVYTAASSASDPKVDWDAAKKTGTFKMPGSDVVLTPIYAKAAAFATTGTDPEVKTLLPEAAEGVIAGTDASLIAEGTGIVAFAAASTEVTQGTLMYAIGTSATQAPALTAFSATVPTAKNVADDGATLYVWYYIQGADTPDGQQATEDNTFNDSEPACLTVTVLTNKFDIQFNAANANTIEAGKATVTVGGTAATVTEGKLEGVKMGTEVKLKAKDGYKFRKVEVKKSDGSKRLDESTVGMIVCTNGKAYPVNMKDNLPSGVTAVGIVAYKNGKNGLVMALTDEATNMNWDTATGNNGAKAHTPAVEGYSWKVPTLGEWQYNIFTGAGIGNLAGLSTYMTAAGGTGLQNGCYWTSTPKNNSYYACCIKIENGSITFSPGGNTELKTNGYHVRAVFAF comes from the coding sequence ATGAAAACAATATCAAGATATATAATGACGCTCGCGCTGCTACTCACGGCAGTCGGCGGAGCGTGGGCCGACGAGACGCTGCTCTTAACGATTGAGAGCAAAGATAACACGTCCTTCCTGAGCGGGAGCAAGACCTTCGACGACAAGGTCACCGTCACCTTTAGTAACTGGGTTTCCAACGACGGCGACGACAATGGATGGTATGCTGATGAATCGCTGCTGACCGTGGCTGGCACCAATGGCTACACCATCACCAGTTGCAAGTTCTACACCAATAGCGACGACGCAAAGACTGGCTACACCGTTGAGGGAGAGAGCCCCTCGGTCTATCTCTATGCAGGGTTTGTCTTCACCGATGCTACCCAATCAGTGTATATAGGCGGTCCAGGCATAAAGAAGATTGAGGTCTACACCGCCGCCTCTTCCGCCTCCGACCCCAAGGTCGATTGGGACGCTGCCAAGAAGACCGGCACCTTCAAGATGCCCGGCAGCGACGTGGTGCTGACTCCCATCTACGCCAAGGCAGCCGCATTCGCCACCACGGGCACCGATCCCGAAGTGAAGACGCTGCTGCCCGAAGCCGCTGAAGGCGTCATCGCCGGCACCGACGCATCGCTCATCGCCGAGGGCACCGGCATCGTGGCCTTCGCCGCAGCGAGCACCGAGGTCACGCAGGGCACGCTGATGTACGCCATCGGCACCTCAGCCACCCAGGCCCCCGCACTCACCGCCTTCAGCGCCACAGTGCCCACAGCCAAGAACGTCGCTGACGACGGAGCAACCCTCTACGTATGGTACTACATCCAGGGCGCCGACACCCCCGACGGCCAGCAAGCCACCGAGGACAACACCTTCAACGACTCTGAGCCCGCCTGCCTCACCGTCACCGTGCTCACCAACAAGTTCGACATCCAGTTCAACGCTGCTAACGCCAACACCATCGAGGCCGGCAAGGCCACCGTTACTGTAGGTGGCACAGCCGCCACCGTCACCGAGGGCAAGCTCGAGGGCGTGAAGATGGGCACCGAGGTGAAGCTCAAAGCCAAGGATGGCTATAAGTTCCGCAAGGTGGAGGTGAAGAAGAGCGACGGCTCAAAGCGCTTAGACGAGTCAACCGTCGGCATGATTGTATGCACTAACGGCAAGGCATACCCCGTCAACATGAAGGACAACCTGCCAAGTGGCGTGACCGCAGTCGGCATTGTAGCCTATAAGAACGGCAAGAACGGCCTGGTCATGGCACTGACCGACGAAGCCACCAACATGAACTGGGATACTGCCACTGGCAACAACGGAGCAAAAGCCCACACGCCTGCCGTCGAGGGCTATTCATGGAAAGTGCCAACCTTAGGTGAATGGCAGTACAATATATTCACGGGCGCTGGCATAGGTAACTTAGCAGGCCTGAGCACGTATATGACCGCTGCGGGAGGCACTGGTTTGCAGAATGGCTGCTACTGGACATCTACGCCCAAGAATAATAGCTATTATGCGTGTTGCATAAAAATTGAAAATGGAAGTATTACCTTCAGTCCTGGCGGCAATACTGAATTAAAGACCAATGGCTACCATGTCCGCGCCGTCTTCGCTTTTTAA
- a CDS encoding PIN domain-containing protein: MLTRGTYLLDTCICIALIKQDPAVVEQIRRVGVSECKISDLTIGELYFGAYKSGRPEHFDDVIEIQNLFEQYSTSHCMREYGDIRWQLERAGQRIDSMDLIIGATALHEDLILVTDNVKHFSRIPGLRIENWIDRSKK, encoded by the coding sequence ATGCTGACACGAGGAACCTATCTGCTAGACACCTGCATCTGCATCGCACTCATCAAGCAAGACCCCGCCGTGGTGGAGCAAATCCGCCGCGTGGGAGTAAGCGAATGCAAGATTTCCGACCTCACCATCGGCGAACTCTATTTCGGCGCCTACAAGTCGGGCCGTCCGGAGCATTTCGACGACGTGATAGAGATTCAGAACCTATTTGAACAGTATTCCACAAGTCATTGCATGCGCGAGTATGGCGACATTCGCTGGCAGCTCGAACGCGCTGGGCAACGCATCGACAGCATGGACCTGATTATCGGTGCCACGGCGCTGCATGAGGATCTCATCCTCGTCACCGACAACGTAAAACACTTCAGCCGCATACCCGGTTTAAGAATTGAGAACTGGATAGACAGAAGCAAAAAATAG
- a CDS encoding DUF4886 domain-containing protein, which produces MKRLYLFLLLSLIVEAASAQVKDTLRVLAIGNSFSEDAVEQYLWDLGKEAGVTFVIGNAYRGGWSLIGHWNDARSLAVNTEYRKVTDGKKVNRGKYTLRDIITDEPWDVITLQQVSQDAGRLESYEPGLSLMIGYVKALAVDSVRLGFQQTWAYAEDSEHKGFAKYNYNQFVMYSSITAAVEKMMRNHQYDLQFYIPTGTAIQNARTTVLATASTKDNIVNRDLTRDGYHLNLTMGRYIAACTWFEKLTGKSCVGMKTRPKGLAKGLAVIAQKAAHAAVLSPASVTPI; this is translated from the coding sequence ATGAAAAGGCTATATTTATTTTTACTTTTATCGTTGATTGTTGAGGCCGCGAGCGCGCAGGTAAAGGATACGCTGAGAGTGCTGGCCATTGGTAATTCATTCTCTGAGGATGCTGTGGAGCAGTATCTGTGGGACTTGGGTAAGGAGGCCGGCGTGACCTTTGTCATCGGTAATGCCTATAGAGGGGGATGGAGCCTGATAGGGCATTGGAATGATGCCCGTTCGCTGGCGGTGAACACGGAATATCGTAAGGTGACCGACGGCAAGAAGGTGAACCGGGGAAAATATACGCTACGGGATATTATCACTGATGAGCCATGGGATGTGATTACCCTGCAACAGGTGAGTCAGGATGCTGGTCGCCTGGAGAGTTATGAGCCGGGACTAAGTCTGATGATAGGCTATGTGAAAGCGTTGGCGGTGGACTCTGTCCGACTGGGTTTCCAGCAGACGTGGGCCTATGCAGAAGACTCTGAACATAAGGGTTTTGCGAAGTATAACTATAACCAGTTTGTGATGTATTCCAGCATTACCGCTGCCGTGGAGAAGATGATGCGTAACCATCAGTATGACCTGCAGTTTTATATTCCTACGGGCACTGCCATACAGAATGCAAGAACCACGGTGCTTGCCACGGCAAGCACAAAGGATAATATCGTGAATCGTGACCTGACACGCGACGGTTACCATCTGAATCTGACGATGGGACGTTATATTGCTGCTTGTACTTGGTTTGAGAAACTCACGGGAAAGAGTTGCGTGGGCATGAAGACGCGTCCGAAGGGACTGGCAAAAGGACTGGCTGTAATTGCCCAGAAGGCAGCGCATGCTGCAGTGCTGTCGCCGGCGTCTGTTACGCCGATTTAA
- the thiD gene encoding bifunctional hydroxymethylpyrimidine kinase/phosphomethylpyrimidine kinase, whose translation MEIVLTIAGSDPSGGAGIQQDLKVITAHGCYGATVITALTSQNTLGVQSSMSVPPDVVASQLHAVLSDLHLSAIKIGMIPDKAVAQVIVEALKEVQVPIIYDPVMISTSGYQLMSSDAINYIAEQLFPLCTLVTPNLPEADRLKDQLEHPCTAFLVKGGHAQSTQMTDRLIMSDGTVSEFTTEKIASSNLHGTGCTLSSAIASNMALGNSLPKAISQAKDFITAAIRRSANISIGHGNGPLHPFLTPLTP comes from the coding sequence ATGGAAATAGTACTGACCATAGCCGGTAGCGACCCCTCGGGCGGTGCCGGCATCCAACAAGACCTCAAGGTGATCACGGCCCATGGCTGCTATGGTGCCACCGTTATCACTGCTCTCACCTCGCAAAACACGCTGGGTGTGCAGTCGTCCATGTCTGTTCCACCCGACGTCGTAGCCTCACAGTTACACGCCGTCCTCAGCGATCTTCACCTCTCAGCTATCAAGATTGGCATGATACCCGATAAGGCCGTAGCTCAGGTCATAGTTGAAGCACTAAAAGAGGTACAAGTTCCCATTATCTACGACCCCGTGATGATCTCCACCAGTGGCTATCAGCTCATGTCGTCCGATGCCATCAACTATATCGCAGAGCAGCTTTTCCCCCTCTGCACACTCGTCACCCCCAATCTTCCAGAGGCCGATCGACTGAAAGATCAGTTGGAACATCCCTGCACCGCTTTTCTGGTGAAGGGTGGCCATGCCCAGTCCACGCAGATGACAGACCGTCTCATAATGTCCGATGGCACCGTCAGCGAGTTCACCACAGAGAAGATTGCCAGCAGCAACCTCCACGGCACCGGTTGCACCCTGTCATCTGCCATAGCATCAAATATGGCCCTGGGCAACTCATTACCCAAGGCCATATCTCAAGCAAAGGATTTCATCACAGCCGCCATCCGCCGTTCTGCCAACATTTCCATCGGCCACGGCAACGGGCCATTACATCCTTTCTTAACTCCTTTAACTCCTTAA
- a CDS encoding thiamine phosphate synthase encodes MIIVLTKPDFFAGEAERITALLTSGKADLIHIRKPQSSQYEVEQLLCDLPAVLYPRLVLHDHHPLAMRYGLRGVHLNRRNPNPPADWTGAVSISCHTFKELAEARKQSYAYMSLSPIFDSISKQGYHAAFTCKQIEEARLQGLIDERVMALGGVTFSKIEEVKQMGFGGAMILGDAWK; translated from the coding sequence ATGATTATTGTTCTCACAAAACCCGACTTCTTTGCTGGCGAGGCCGAGCGTATCACCGCCCTGCTCACCAGTGGGAAGGCCGACCTGATACATATCCGTAAACCTCAATCCAGCCAGTATGAGGTAGAGCAATTGCTGTGCGACCTGCCGGCAGTGCTCTACCCTCGACTGGTGCTTCACGACCACCATCCCCTGGCGATGAGATACGGACTGAGGGGCGTGCATCTCAACAGACGCAATCCCAATCCGCCGGCAGACTGGACGGGCGCCGTGAGCATCTCATGCCACACGTTCAAGGAGTTGGCTGAGGCCAGAAAGCAGTCGTATGCCTATATGAGTCTGAGCCCCATCTTCGACAGCATCTCAAAGCAAGGTTATCATGCCGCATTTACCTGCAAACAGATTGAAGAAGCACGCCTACAGGGTCTTATTGACGAGCGCGTGATGGCACTGGGGGGTGTCACATTCAGTAAGATTGAAGAAGTTAAACAAATGGGCTTCGGAGGAGCCATGATCCTCGGCGACGCATGGAAATAG